The following proteins are co-located in the Kiritimatiellaceae bacterium genome:
- the pgmB gene encoding beta-phosphoglucomutase: MLKGVIFDLDGVIVDTAKYHYLAWARLARELGFEFTETDNERLKGVSRMQSLEFLLDTGKVSVPEEKKEGLAQKKNDWYVDYIKQLREDEILPGAKKFLLELRANGILVSLGSASKNSPLILERLKIVELFDAVVDGRDTTRGKPDPQVFQIGAQKLGLACDECVVFEDADAGIVAAHAAGMKAVGIGTAANLPDADYLIADLSEMNLDLLKKIYGKG, from the coding sequence ATGCTCAAAGGTGTAATTTTTGATTTAGATGGCGTCATTGTAGATACCGCAAAATACCACTACCTCGCGTGGGCACGACTGGCGCGGGAGCTGGGATTTGAATTCACCGAGACGGACAATGAACGGCTGAAAGGTGTCAGCCGGATGCAGTCGCTGGAGTTTCTGCTGGATACGGGCAAAGTTTCTGTCCCGGAAGAGAAAAAAGAAGGTCTGGCGCAAAAGAAAAATGATTGGTACGTCGACTACATCAAACAACTTCGGGAAGACGAAATTCTGCCCGGCGCGAAAAAGTTTTTACTGGAGCTTCGTGCAAACGGAATTCTGGTGTCGCTGGGATCGGCCAGCAAAAACTCGCCGCTGATTTTAGAACGGCTGAAGATCGTTGAACTGTTTGACGCCGTGGTGGACGGACGGGATACGACCCGCGGAAAGCCGGATCCTCAGGTGTTCCAGATCGGAGCGCAAAAGCTGGGACTCGCCTGTGACGAATGCGTGGTGTTTGAGGATGCGGATGCCGGAATTGTGGCGGCTCACGCCGCCGGTATGAAAGCCGTCGGAATTGGAACGGCGGCCAACCTGCCCGACGCCGACTACCTCATTGCCGATCTAAGCGAAATGAATCTGGACTTGCTCAAGAAGATTTATGGAAAAGGGTAG
- a CDS encoding ATP-binding protein, which yields MVNRKYYLQQVQQGLVRSPIVALLGPRQCGKTTLARQLVHPEASNYFDLEDPTTALLMENPMTALSPLKGTVVIDEAQRQPGIFPVLRVLADRENRPATFLILGSASPDLSRQASESLAGRVEIINMRGFDLSEIHANEADQLWFRGGFPRSFLAASNEDSLRWRRDFIRTFLERDLAQAGFGMNPSAIGRFWSMVSHYHAQIWNGSEIAASLGIAPNTARSYLDALEQTFMIRRLQPWYENTGKRLVKTPKIYFRDSGLFHALQGVTTPKELQVHPKLGASWEGFALEETLHALNPLEAYFYTVHSGAELDLFLLHEGKRLGIEFKRQDAPKMTRSMHIAIDDLKLDALWIIYPGQREYALSDRVLVRPLSTILTNRSHAKE from the coding sequence ATGGTTAATAGAAAATACTATCTTCAGCAGGTCCAGCAGGGTTTGGTGCGCAGTCCAATTGTGGCTCTGCTTGGACCGCGGCAGTGCGGAAAAACCACTCTGGCTCGGCAATTGGTTCATCCGGAAGCATCCAACTATTTTGACCTGGAAGACCCGACAACCGCTTTGCTGATGGAAAACCCTATGACGGCGCTGTCGCCTCTGAAGGGAACGGTGGTTATTGACGAGGCCCAGCGGCAACCGGGTATTTTTCCTGTCCTGCGGGTATTGGCTGACCGGGAAAACCGTCCAGCGACTTTTCTCATATTGGGCAGCGCATCACCCGATCTTTCCCGGCAGGCATCGGAGTCGCTGGCCGGTCGTGTGGAAATCATCAATATGCGGGGTTTCGATTTGAGTGAGATTCACGCGAATGAGGCGGATCAGCTCTGGTTCCGAGGCGGCTTCCCGCGGTCTTTTCTGGCCGCGTCCAACGAAGACAGTCTCCGCTGGCGCCGGGATTTTATTAGAACCTTTTTGGAACGCGATCTGGCGCAGGCCGGATTTGGTATGAATCCGTCCGCCATCGGACGATTCTGGTCTATGGTTTCCCACTATCATGCACAGATATGGAACGGGAGTGAAATTGCAGCTTCACTGGGTATCGCTCCTAATACGGCCCGCAGTTATCTGGACGCGCTGGAACAGACGTTCATGATCAGGCGTCTTCAGCCCTGGTATGAAAACACAGGCAAGCGGCTGGTTAAGACGCCCAAGATCTATTTTCGCGACAGCGGACTTTTTCATGCGCTTCAAGGAGTGACAACGCCCAAAGAACTTCAGGTGCATCCGAAACTCGGTGCCTCCTGGGAGGGATTTGCGCTGGAAGAAACACTGCACGCACTGAATCCGCTGGAAGCTTACTTCTATACGGTGCATAGCGGCGCGGAACTGGATCTCTTTTTGCTGCATGAGGGAAAAAGGCTGGGGATCGAATTCAAACGGCAGGATGCTCCCAAAATGACTCGCTCGATGCATATCGCTATTGACGACCTGAAACTGGATGCCTTGTGGATCATTTATCCCGGTCAGCGCGAATACGCTTTGTCGGATCGTGTTCTAGTACGTCCCTTGTCAACGATTCTGACGAATAGATCCCATGCGAAAGAGTAA
- a CDS encoding HAD-IA family hydrolase, protein MGAQKLGLSCDECVVFEDADAGIVAAHAAGMKAVGIGTAANLPDADYLIADLSEMNLDLLKQIYGKG, encoded by the coding sequence ATCGGAGCGCAGAAGCTGGGGCTTTCCTGTGACGAATGCGTGGTATTTGAGGATGCAGACGCCGGAATTGTGGCGGCTCACGCCGCCGGCATGAAAGCCGTCGGAATTGGAACAGCGGCCAACCTGCCAGACGCCGACTACTTGATCGCCGATCTAAGCGAAATGAATCTGGACTTGCTCAAACAGATTTATGGAAAAGGGTAG
- a CDS encoding HEAT repeat domain-containing protein has protein sequence MQEPTIFLNKEDSLRPLSLSFLCWLIIVSEIFVLTWKILIYPIGVMGSLLQMRPLWNIPEELLRTGSILLHVIFLTSAIAVLRRCSWGRILLLALYPFSYVLSLLALGRHVEWWPFTIMGFCMLLLGLFGPASNRYFSEGKTDNGFPNMAQKLKVRIVMMIVCITLLGVAYWTLTGWAPKNYVGLVCLNEHISSGKLLENLTFSKEEGILSMTLLILHKKQDPCGLAAAIPLLRDRRYNVWQNAAAYLGSFGQVEAVPYLIKWLQTSKKTFYSTTYLQSITGEDFGSDFERWKAWWETQNPGVEFDWKANLRKSESGRSSKSRIDGGGEQ, from the coding sequence ATGCAAGAACCGACAATTTTTTTGAATAAAGAAGATTCGTTGCGTCCCTTATCACTCAGCTTTCTCTGCTGGTTAATTATTGTTAGTGAAATTTTCGTGCTGACTTGGAAGATTCTGATTTACCCGATTGGAGTCATGGGGTCTCTCTTGCAGATGAGGCCGCTCTGGAACATTCCGGAAGAACTTCTTCGCACCGGTTCAATACTGTTACATGTGATATTCTTAACATCTGCAATTGCCGTATTACGACGCTGTAGCTGGGGTCGCATTCTTCTCCTTGCGTTGTATCCGTTTTCTTATGTGCTGTCTTTGCTGGCACTCGGGAGACACGTCGAGTGGTGGCCATTTACCATCATGGGCTTCTGTATGCTTCTTCTGGGCCTTTTTGGCCCGGCCTCCAACCGCTATTTTAGCGAAGGGAAAACGGATAACGGGTTCCCAAATATGGCTCAGAAGCTAAAAGTACGGATTGTAATGATGATAGTCTGTATCACGCTACTGGGTGTAGCGTATTGGACTCTCACAGGTTGGGCTCCGAAAAACTATGTTGGGCTTGTGTGTCTCAATGAACACATTTCCTCTGGTAAGTTGCTGGAGAATTTAACTTTTTCTAAAGAAGAGGGTATTCTCTCAATGACACTGCTCATTCTGCATAAAAAGCAGGATCCTTGCGGACTTGCGGCGGCAATTCCATTGCTCCGTGATCGAAGGTACAATGTTTGGCAAAATGCGGCAGCGTACCTTGGTTCTTTTGGCCAAGTTGAGGCTGTTCCCTATCTGATCAAATGGTTACAGACGAGTAAAAAAACTTTTTACAGTACAACGTATCTCCAATCCATAACGGGCGAGGATTTTGGAAGTGATTTTGAGCGATGGAAAGCATGGTGGGAGACGCAGAACCCGGGTGTCGAATTCGACTGGAAGGCAAATCTAAGAAAGTCAGAAAGCGGGCGATCTTCGAAATCACGCATTGACGGCGGCGGAGAACAATAG
- a CDS encoding phosphoglucosamine mutase yields the protein MGKLFGTDGVRGMANMGNMTAEQALEIGRAVAYVCKEYHKGKDSRPRIVIGKDTRLSGYMLENALTAGVCSMGVDVLLLGPLPTPGVAFITQDMRADAGIVISASHNPYHDNGIKIFSRTGYKLPDAEEEEMEKLIGGRTLRDVRSTEDDIGKAKRIDDAVGRYIVFCKNTFPEDQTLDGMKLVLDCANGAAYKVAPIIFSELGAAVSAIHVSPNGMNINDNCGSQHTADLRAKVVATGADVGLAFDGDADRLIVVDETGAELSGDQIMAICAVHYKNKGMLKNNEIVGTVMSNFGFLSAMKEQGIDVAITPVGDRYVLERMIKDDAVLGGEASGHMIFHNHHSTGDGIIAALQLLAIMRETGKPLSELAKVMSVFPQKLINFNVAQKPPLEEIAEIQKAVKKAEAELGDKGRVLIRYSGTQPMCRVMVEGPTDEMTNRLAEQLTAVVKKCIG from the coding sequence ATGGGAAAGCTTTTCGGAACCGACGGCGTTCGCGGCATGGCGAACATGGGCAACATGACCGCCGAGCAGGCGCTGGAAATCGGCCGCGCGGTGGCGTATGTCTGCAAGGAATACCATAAAGGCAAAGACTCCCGTCCGCGTATCGTCATCGGCAAAGATACCCGGCTGAGCGGCTACATGCTCGAAAATGCGCTGACCGCCGGAGTCTGTTCGATGGGCGTGGATGTTCTTCTGCTCGGCCCGCTGCCGACTCCCGGCGTGGCGTTCATCACGCAGGATATGCGTGCCGATGCCGGCATTGTTATTTCCGCTTCGCACAATCCGTATCACGACAACGGCATCAAAATCTTTTCCCGCACCGGCTATAAACTGCCGGACGCCGAAGAGGAAGAAATGGAAAAACTGATCGGCGGGCGCACTCTGCGCGATGTTCGCTCAACGGAAGACGACATCGGTAAGGCCAAACGCATCGACGACGCCGTCGGCCGCTACATTGTTTTCTGTAAAAACACCTTTCCGGAAGACCAGACGCTCGACGGCATGAAGCTGGTGCTCGACTGCGCCAACGGCGCCGCCTACAAAGTCGCACCGATTATTTTTTCCGAGCTGGGCGCCGCGGTGTCGGCCATTCATGTTTCGCCCAACGGTATGAACATTAACGACAACTGCGGCTCGCAGCACACCGCCGACCTCAGAGCCAAAGTGGTTGCGACCGGCGCGGATGTCGGACTGGCGTTCGACGGCGATGCCGACCGCCTGATCGTGGTGGATGAAACCGGCGCGGAACTCTCCGGCGACCAGATCATGGCCATCTGCGCGGTTCACTATAAGAACAAAGGAATGCTCAAAAACAACGAGATCGTCGGCACCGTCATGAGCAACTTCGGCTTTCTCTCCGCCATGAAAGAGCAGGGGATTGATGTCGCCATCACGCCGGTCGGCGACCGCTATGTGCTGGAGCGGATGATCAAAGACGACGCCGTGCTCGGCGGCGAAGCCTCCGGCCACATGATTTTCCATAACCACCATTCAACCGGCGACGGCATCATCGCCGCGCTGCAACTGCTGGCGATCATGCGCGAAACCGGCAAGCCGCTTTCCGAACTGGCGAAAGTCATGAGCGTTTTCCCGCAGAAACTCATCAATTTTAACGTGGCTCAGAAGCCGCCGCTCGAAGAGATCGCGGAAATTCAGAAGGCCGTCAAAAAAGCTGAAGCCGAACTCGGCGACAAAGGCCGCGTGCTGATCCGCTATTCCGGAACCCAGCCGATGTGCCGCGTCATGGTCGAAGGCCCGACCGACGAAATGACCAACCGCCTCGCCGAACAGCTCACGGCTGTGGTCAAGAAGTGCATCGGGTAA
- a CDS encoding UDP-N-acetylglucosamine pyrophosphorylase: MSDGNHISRDAVVHPGCRISGSSIGPGCEIGAEGPVTIENCQLARGVKLKGGFFSGAVFLDGANMGSGAHVREGTILEEEANGAHTVGLKQTVLLPFVTLGSLINFCDILMAGGTSRKDHSEVGSSYVHFNFTPNQDKATASLVGDVPRGALLNQKPVFLGGQGGLVGPARIAYGCVIAAGGICRKDVLDENQLHVPAVPAEKTVSFEAGVYKNIDRIVRNNLIYIGNIRSLKAWYENVRVLFIRDDFDRACHAGAMANLDLILNERIQRLEKLTGKSVHTAVEAPISAGLMKEIEKADKANYVAAVQNLNETARAEATAWLQSIVDESAARWN; encoded by the coding sequence ATGAGTGATGGCAACCACATTTCCCGCGATGCCGTTGTCCATCCCGGATGCCGGATATCCGGTTCATCGATCGGCCCGGGCTGTGAAATCGGTGCCGAAGGGCCGGTCACGATTGAAAACTGCCAGCTGGCGCGCGGCGTAAAACTTAAAGGCGGATTTTTCTCCGGCGCGGTATTTCTCGACGGCGCTAACATGGGCAGCGGCGCGCACGTCCGCGAAGGCACCATTCTGGAAGAGGAAGCCAACGGCGCGCACACCGTCGGCCTCAAACAAACCGTACTTCTCCCGTTCGTCACCCTCGGCAGTCTGATCAATTTCTGCGATATCCTGATGGCGGGCGGCACCAGCCGTAAAGACCACAGCGAAGTCGGATCGTCGTATGTTCATTTCAACTTCACGCCGAATCAGGATAAAGCCACGGCTTCGCTGGTCGGCGACGTGCCGCGCGGCGCTCTGCTGAATCAGAAGCCGGTGTTTCTCGGCGGGCAGGGCGGACTGGTCGGCCCGGCGCGTATCGCTTACGGCTGTGTCATCGCCGCAGGCGGCATCTGCCGTAAAGACGTGCTCGACGAAAACCAGCTTCATGTTCCCGCAGTTCCGGCCGAAAAAACCGTTTCGTTCGAGGCGGGCGTTTACAAAAACATCGACCGCATCGTCCGAAACAATTTGATCTACATCGGTAATATCCGTTCGCTCAAAGCGTGGTATGAAAACGTCCGTGTACTTTTCATCCGCGATGACTTTGACCGCGCCTGCCACGCCGGTGCAATGGCCAACCTCGACCTGATTCTCAACGAGCGCATCCAGCGACTGGAAAAGCTGACCGGCAAATCTGTTCACACCGCCGTCGAAGCACCGATCAGCGCAGGTCTAATGAAAGAGATCGAAAAGGCGGACAAGGCGAACTACGTCGCCGCCGTACAGAATTTGAATGAAACAGCCCGTGCCGAAGCGACCGCATGGCTTCAGAGCATCGTGGATGAATCCGCAGCACGTTGGAATTAA
- a CDS encoding citrate synthase, with translation MEKTGQAEIRIDDKTLVCPVYEGSEGERAMDISKLRKETGLITYDPGFGNTGSCASDITFIDGEKGILRYRGYDVADLAAKCEFIEVAYLLVHGSLPTHAQRENYAKLLNSHSMIHEDMREFFSNYPEHSHPMAILSAMAVSLSSFYPELSGDLKEDVDMTVARLISKLRTIAAFSYKKSIGEPAVYPRHDMKYCENFLNMMFSSPVRGEPIDPVMADALNKLLIIHADHEQNCSTSVVRSVGSSGINLYASIAAGICALWGPKHGGANQHVIEMLEDIYREGGDVDKVIERAKNPRSPFRLMGFGHRVYKSYDPRAKIAKELCKKVISVTHTKDPLLDIAMELEEKALADSYFQERNLYPNVDFYTGLTYREMGIPTNMFTVMFAIGRLPGWIAQWLEMQNDSDTRIARPRQVYTGPNLRKVVPIAKRK, from the coding sequence ATGGAAAAAACCGGACAAGCCGAAATTCGTATCGATGATAAAACGCTGGTCTGCCCCGTTTATGAGGGTAGCGAAGGCGAACGGGCCATGGATATTAGCAAACTGCGCAAGGAAACCGGGCTGATTACCTATGATCCAGGTTTTGGCAATACCGGTTCTTGCGCCAGCGACATTACTTTTATTGACGGCGAAAAGGGCATCCTGCGCTATCGCGGTTACGACGTGGCCGATCTGGCGGCGAAATGTGAATTTATCGAAGTGGCCTACCTGCTGGTTCATGGCTCGCTTCCGACCCATGCTCAGCGGGAAAATTATGCGAAGCTTTTGAACAGCCACTCCATGATCCATGAGGATATGCGCGAGTTTTTCAGCAATTATCCGGAGCATTCCCATCCGATGGCGATTCTTTCCGCCATGGCGGTTTCGCTGTCTTCCTTCTATCCTGAACTGAGCGGCGACCTCAAAGAAGACGTGGACATGACGGTTGCCCGGCTGATTTCAAAGCTTAGAACCATCGCCGCCTTTTCCTACAAAAAGTCGATTGGCGAGCCGGCGGTGTATCCGCGGCACGACATGAAATACTGCGAAAACTTTCTGAACATGATGTTCAGCTCGCCGGTTCGCGGCGAGCCGATTGATCCGGTCATGGCGGATGCGCTCAATAAACTGCTCATCATTCACGCCGACCACGAACAGAACTGCTCCACCTCCGTCGTCCGTTCCGTGGGAAGTTCCGGAATTAATCTGTACGCTTCGATTGCCGCCGGTATTTGTGCCCTGTGGGGTCCGAAGCATGGCGGTGCCAACCAGCACGTCATTGAAATGCTGGAAGATATTTACCGTGAGGGCGGCGACGTCGATAAAGTGATCGAGCGCGCCAAAAACCCGCGCAGTCCGTTCCGGCTGATGGGCTTCGGCCACCGCGTTTACAAGTCCTACGACCCGCGTGCAAAAATCGCCAAGGAGCTGTGCAAGAAAGTGATTTCCGTAACGCATACCAAAGACCCGCTGCTGGATATTGCCATGGAGCTGGAAGAAAAGGCGTTGGCCGATTCCTATTTTCAGGAGCGCAATCTTTATCCCAACGTGGACTTCTACACCGGACTGACCTATCGCGAGATGGGCATTCCGACCAATATGTTCACCGTCATGTTTGCTATCGGCCGTCTGCCGGGCTGGATCGCCCAATGGCTGGAAATGCAGAACGACAGCGACACACGCATTGCCCGTCCGCGGCAGGTTTACACCGGCCCGAACCTGCGCAAAGTCGTGCCGATAGCCAAACGCAAATAG